AATCAGGATTGGTCTTCGATGATACGGCGCACGTCCTTCGCGATGACGTCGGGCGTGTCGTGATCCGTGGCGAGCAGGCGCGCGTGATTGTGCGCGTCGAAAATATAGACGGCCGAGCTGTGCGTCACTTCGTAGTTGCCGTTCGGCTCGCGCTTCTCCATCTGATACGCGACGCGATAGTGCCGCGCCATGTCCTCGATCTGCGAATCGGTGCCCGTCAGGCCTCGCGCATGCTGCGCATCGAATGCGCCGACGTAGTCGTGCAGTGCCTTGGGCGTGTCGCGTGCAGGATCGACGCTGACGAACAGGATGCGCACCTTCTGCGCGTCCGGCCCGAGTTTGTCGATGACCTGCATCAGACGTCCCATCGTCTCGGGGCAGACGTCGGGACAATGCGTGTAGCCGAAGTAGACGAGCGACGCGCGCCCTTTGAGCGAATCCGCCGCCACGGGCTTGCCATCGTCGCCCGTCAGCGTGAAATCGAGGTCGGGCAGATGGCCGCTGACGTCCGTCAGTTGCCACGGCTCGCTGTGTTGCGAGCATCCCGCGCCGCCGAGCGCGACGCACAGACCGATACCCAGCGCCGTGAGGCGCCGTCGCAGGCAAGCGTGTGGGGCGAGGGAACGCAAGTGGAACACCAGTGCTTTCGGGAACAAAGGCAGTGTCGACGACTCGATTCAGGACGGAACGCAAACTGCGCGCCGCGATGGGTCAAACCGGATGTCGCGCGACGTTATTCCATGGCGCGCGCCGTTGCGACTCTATCGCAATTTGCTGCGCGTCGTTGTACCGTGGGCTTTTGAGGCGGAAAGCGAGTCAATATGCCGCAGCGCGTTGAAAGGCGGCTGTAGCGGGATTGTGCGGAATTTGCATTCCGTTCCGTCGACGGGCGACCCGAATCGCCCGCCCGCGCTGGGCGAAAACTTACTTTCTCGAAAAAACGACCGATGCGCGGTAAGATGCGCACACTTTTCCGGCTGCAAGCGGCTGAGAGGCAACGTACACCGATGCAAGCACTTCCCGCTTTTCTGTCTCCGACCGAGACAGCGTTTTTCTTCGATTTCGACGGCACGCTCGTCGATCTGGCACCGACACCCGACGGCGTGCTCGTGCAGCCCGAGGCGATCGCCTTGCTCGCCGAGCTGCGGCGTCTGACGAACGGCGCGGTGGCAATCGTGTCGGGGCGGGGCATCGAGAGCATTGACCAGTTTCTCGGTATGCCGGATATGCCCATCGCGGGCCTGCACGGCGCCGAACGGCGCGATGCGAACGGCGACACGCAGCGCATCGGCTTCAACGACGAGCGGCTGCTGCGCATGGAGCAGATTCTCGCCGACGTCGTCAACGCGAATCCCGGCATGCTGCTCGAAATCAAGGGCGCGGCGCTCGCGCTGCACTATCGCAATGCGCCCGACCGCGAGCCGGTAGCGCGCGAGGCGACGACGCGTCTGGTTGCCGACTATCCCGATGCCTATGTGCTGCAGCCGGGCAAGATGGTCTACGAGATCAAACCGAAGGACGTCGATAAAGGCCGCGCGCTGCGCGCGTTTCTCGACGAGCCGCCGTTCACAGGCCGCACGCCTATCTTCGCCGGCGACGATCTCACCGACGAAAAAGGCTTCGCGGTCGTCAACGATCATGGCGGCCTGTCGATCAAGGTCGGCGCCGGCGACACGATCGCGCGCTCGCGCATCGGCTCGGTGAGCGCGCTGCTCGCGTGGCTGTCGGAAATCGTCGCGGCAGCGCGCAGCGCATGACGACGCCTGTTCATCTGCGCCTCGCCTTCATTCAGCACGGAAATCACGCCACATGAGCCGATTGATCATCGTATCGAACCGCGTCGCGCCGATCTCGGAAGGCGGCCCGGCGGCGGGCGGCCTGGCCGTCGGCGTGTACGACGCATTGAAGGAAACGGGCGGCATGTGGTTCGGCTGGAGCGGCGATGTGCTCGGCTCGGGCCAGCCGCAGATGAAGGTCGAAGAGCGCGGCCCCGTGACGTTCGCGACCATCGGTCTCGTGCGCCGCGACTACGACCAGTACTACCGCGGCTTCTCGAACGCGACGCTGTGGCCCGCGTTCCACTATCGGCCGGATCTGCTGCAGTTCGACCGGCACGATTTCGAAGGCTATTGCCGCGTGAACACGTGGCTCGCGCAGCAGCTGGTGCCGCTGCTGCGCGAAGACGATGTGATCTGGGTTCACGACTATCACCTGATTCCGTTCGCGCAGGCGCTGCGCGCGGCGGGCGTGAAGAACCGCATCGGCTTCTTCCTGCACATCCCGTTTCCGGCGGCGCAGGTGCTGCTGGCCGTGCCGCCGCATCGCGCGCTCGTCGAAGCGCTCTGTTCGTTCGATCTGCTCGGCTTCCAGACGAAGCCCGATCTGCGCGCGTTCTGCGATTACATCGTCAACGAGGCGGATGGCTCCGTCGAAGCAACGACGCATGTACAAACGCCGACGGTCGTGCACGCATTCGGCCGCACGCTGCGCGCGGCGGCGTATCCGATCGGGGTGTATCCGGACGAGATCGCCGAACTGGCGAAAGCGGGCGAGAGCGACAAGCCTGTGCGCACGATCGAGGCGACGCTGCACGCGCGCAAGCTGATCATGAGCGTGGACCGCCTCGATTACTCGAAGGGATTGGTCGAGCGTTTTCGCGCGTTCGAGCGGCTGCTGGAACATTCGCCTTCGTATCGCGACAAGGTGTCGTTCCTGCAGATTGCGCCGCCGACGCGTTCCGATCTGCACGCATATCAGGAAATCCGTCTGCAGCTGGAAGGCGAGTCGGGGCGCATCAACGGGCGCTTCGCGGAACTCGACTGGACGCCGATCCGCTATATCCATCGACAGTACGAGCGGCCCGTGCTCGCTGCACTGTTCCGCACCGCGCACGTGGGTTATGTGACGCCGCTGCGCGACGGCATGAATCTCGTCGCGAAAGAGTATGTGTCGGCGCAGGACCCCGAAGATCCCGGCGTGCTGGTGCTGTCGCGCTTCGCGGGAGCCGCGCAGGAGCTGACGGGCGCGCTGATCGTCAATCCCGTCGACATCGACGGCATGGCCGATGCGCTCGGCACGGCGCTGTCGATGCAACTCGCTGAACGCAAGGCGCGCTACGTCGACATGATGGCGCAGCTACGCGAGAACAACGTGTCGGTGTGGCGCGACAACTTCATGCGCGACTTGCAGCGTATGCCCGATGCGTCTGCACAGTCGGTGAAGGAAACTGCGGAAGGGTGAAAATCCTACGCGCACGCCGATAAAAAAAGCCGCTTCGATTTCGAAGCGGCTTTTTTGTTTGCCGACGCGTTCAGGCCGGAGCCAACACGTTACGCGACGTGCTGTTCGTCGAGCTTCTTGCCTCCGACGTGCAGCGTCGAATGCTTGCCGAACTGCTTGGAGAGCAGATCGCGATACAGACCCGGACGATTGCGCAATTCTTCGGGGCTGCCGTCGTCGATAACCTTGCCCGCGCTCATCACGATGATGCGATCGAAGTTGTGCAGCGTCGACAGACGGTGCGCGATCGCGATCACCGTGCGGCCGACCATCAGCCGGTCGAGCGCCTTCTGGATCGCTTCCTCGGAGGCGCTATCGAGCGCGGAGGTTGCTTCGTCGAGCAGCAGGATCGGCGCGTTCTTGAGGATCGCGCGCGCGATTGCGATGCGCTGGCGCTGACCGCCCGACAGCTTCACGCCGCGATCGCCGACGATCGTATCGAAACCTTCCGGCATCGCTTCGATGAAGTCCGTGCAGCGGGCGTCGCGCGCGGCGGCGAGGACTTCGTCGCGCGTCGCTTCAGGACGTCCGTAGGCGATGTTCTCGTAGACGGTACGGTGCAGCAGCGAAATGTCCTGCGGCACCAGCGCGATCGTGTGACGCAGGCTGTCCTGCGTGATGGTGCCGATGTCCTGGCCGTCGATCAGGATGCGTCCACCCTGCGTTTCGTAGAAGCGTTGCAGCAGCGCGAGCACGGTCGACTTGCCCGCGCCCGACTTGCCGATCAGGCCGACGCGCTGGCCGGCGGGAATGTCGAGATCAAAGTGATCGAGAATCGCGCGGCGTTTCGGATACGCGAACGTGACTTTGTCGAACGTGACGCGGCCGCCTTGCGGCACGAGTTCCGTGGCGTCATTGCGATCGGGCATGCCGTGCGGCTCGAGCAGCGTCTTCACGGCTTCGGCGAGACGCGCAACGTGCTGCGTCACGTCGACGAGCGCGACGGCCAGATCGCGCGTGCCGTGCAGGATCGTGAAGCCGAGCGAGCTGACCAGCACGATATCGCCGGACGTCGCCTTGCCTTGATCCCACAGCCACAGCGCCCAGCCGAGCAGACCCGCCGACAGCAGCGCCGTGATGACGGCGTGCAACAGACGCAGCTTTTCGAGGTACAGCAGGCTTTGCTGGCGCGCGACCATCTCCGACTTCACGGTCGCGCTGAAACGCTTCTGCTCGCGAAACGTCATGCCGAACGCGCGCACGAGGCCCATGTTGCCGATCACGTCGACGAGTTCGCCGTCGACAGCGGCCGCCCTGGTCGCGAAGTTGTGGTGACGCGCGGAACCGCGGCCCGCGAGCTTGAACAGCACGACGGAGAGAATCGCCGAGCAGGACAGCAGGCCGAGCGCCATCAGCGGATTGACGGTGATGATCATCACGATCGCGCCCGCGACCGCGATGCAGGGCGGCAACACGTTCCACGCAGTCGTGTTTTCGGCCGTGTAGACGGCGTTCGAGGTTGCCGTGATCCGGCTGGCCAGCGTGCCCGGCTGCTTCTCCGCGTAATAGGTCGGCGAATGGCCCGTCAGGTACTGGAAGAGATCCTTGCGCAAGTCGCCCGTGACGGCCACGAACGTATGCGCGGCGACCCAGCCGCCGACACGCCATAGCAGGTTATCGGCCGCAATCAGGCCGACGAGGATCGCGAATGCGCCCCATAGCGGCCCCGGATGATGACGGCCTGCGCCCAGTACGTCGATCAGATGCTTGATCGCGTACTGCGAAGCGAGTGCACAGCCCACGGCCGCGAATACGCTGCCCAGCACGATCAGATGAGCGACCGGATGGCGGCGAATAAAGCGGAAGAGGAACGCAAGCGGCCGGTTCGCATAGCTCGCGAGCTTTGCGTTATGGGCGTTTCGCTGGGCAATGGTCAGATGTTCCAATTGTTCGTTTGATCGGTCGGTTTGAGACGGTCTGAATCGGGTTCAGGTCGTGCAACGGTTGTGCCTGGGAACGGCCCGTAACACCAGCGTAGGACTCGCATTGTAAACATGCAAAAGCCATTTCGCATGGCGGGACGGCCAATGAG
This genomic interval from Paraburkholderia sabiae contains the following:
- a CDS encoding SCO family protein; this encodes MRRRLTALGIGLCVALGGAGCSQHSEPWQLTDVSGHLPDLDFTLTGDDGKPVAADSLKGRASLVYFGYTHCPDVCPETMGRLMQVIDKLGPDAQKVRILFVSVDPARDTPKALHDYVGAFDAQHARGLTGTDSQIEDMARHYRVAYQMEKREPNGNYEVTHSSAVYIFDAHNHARLLATDHDTPDVIAKDVRRIIEDQS
- the otsB gene encoding trehalose-phosphatase produces the protein MQALPAFLSPTETAFFFDFDGTLVDLAPTPDGVLVQPEAIALLAELRRLTNGAVAIVSGRGIESIDQFLGMPDMPIAGLHGAERRDANGDTQRIGFNDERLLRMEQILADVVNANPGMLLEIKGAALALHYRNAPDREPVAREATTRLVADYPDAYVLQPGKMVYEIKPKDVDKGRALRAFLDEPPFTGRTPIFAGDDLTDEKGFAVVNDHGGLSIKVGAGDTIARSRIGSVSALLAWLSEIVAAARSA
- the otsA gene encoding alpha,alpha-trehalose-phosphate synthase (UDP-forming); amino-acid sequence: MSRLIIVSNRVAPISEGGPAAGGLAVGVYDALKETGGMWFGWSGDVLGSGQPQMKVEERGPVTFATIGLVRRDYDQYYRGFSNATLWPAFHYRPDLLQFDRHDFEGYCRVNTWLAQQLVPLLREDDVIWVHDYHLIPFAQALRAAGVKNRIGFFLHIPFPAAQVLLAVPPHRALVEALCSFDLLGFQTKPDLRAFCDYIVNEADGSVEATTHVQTPTVVHAFGRTLRAAAYPIGVYPDEIAELAKAGESDKPVRTIEATLHARKLIMSVDRLDYSKGLVERFRAFERLLEHSPSYRDKVSFLQIAPPTRSDLHAYQEIRLQLEGESGRINGRFAELDWTPIRYIHRQYERPVLAALFRTAHVGYVTPLRDGMNLVAKEYVSAQDPEDPGVLVLSRFAGAAQELTGALIVNPVDIDGMADALGTALSMQLAERKARYVDMMAQLRENNVSVWRDNFMRDLQRMPDASAQSVKETAEG
- a CDS encoding ABC transporter ATP-binding protein produces the protein MEHLTIAQRNAHNAKLASYANRPLAFLFRFIRRHPVAHLIVLGSVFAAVGCALASQYAIKHLIDVLGAGRHHPGPLWGAFAILVGLIAADNLLWRVGGWVAAHTFVAVTGDLRKDLFQYLTGHSPTYYAEKQPGTLASRITATSNAVYTAENTTAWNVLPPCIAVAGAIVMIITVNPLMALGLLSCSAILSVVLFKLAGRGSARHHNFATRAAAVDGELVDVIGNMGLVRAFGMTFREQKRFSATVKSEMVARQQSLLYLEKLRLLHAVITALLSAGLLGWALWLWDQGKATSGDIVLVSSLGFTILHGTRDLAVALVDVTQHVARLAEAVKTLLEPHGMPDRNDATELVPQGGRVTFDKVTFAYPKRRAILDHFDLDIPAGQRVGLIGKSGAGKSTVLALLQRFYETQGGRILIDGQDIGTITQDSLRHTIALVPQDISLLHRTVYENIAYGRPEATRDEVLAAARDARCTDFIEAMPEGFDTIVGDRGVKLSGGQRQRIAIARAILKNAPILLLDEATSALDSASEEAIQKALDRLMVGRTVIAIAHRLSTLHNFDRIIVMSAGKVIDDGSPEELRNRPGLYRDLLSKQFGKHSTLHVGGKKLDEQHVA